In Meiothermus cerbereus DSM 11376, a single genomic region encodes these proteins:
- a CDS encoding HD domain-containing protein, translated as MWLRLKRLYKAFVPAQAEPDDAWALAELSIEEAHLYKAMDVRDREHAVRVAKRLLERYPDAPSFAVRAALLHDSGKALRPYRPLERILTGLISLDVPIEPLDKGWRGAWQIRLHHPEYGAMRILEPQVAQIVREHHQPTSLWAKRLHEVDEEF; from the coding sequence GTGTGGCTGCGTCTAAAGCGTCTGTATAAAGCCTTTGTTCCAGCCCAGGCCGAGCCGGACGACGCCTGGGCCCTGGCCGAACTCAGCATCGAGGAGGCCCATCTGTACAAGGCCATGGATGTGCGGGATCGCGAGCACGCTGTGCGGGTGGCCAAACGGCTGCTGGAGCGCTACCCCGACGCCCCCAGCTTTGCTGTGCGGGCAGCACTGCTGCACGACAGCGGTAAAGCCCTGCGGCCCTACCGCCCCCTCGAGCGCATCCTAACCGGGCTTATCAGCCTGGATGTGCCCATCGAGCCCCTGGACAAAGGCTGGCGGGGGGCCTGGCAGATTCGCCTGCATCACCCCGAATACGGCGCCATGCGCATCCTCGAGCCCCAGGTGGCCCAGATTGTGCGGGAACACCATCAGCCCACAAGCCTATGGGCCAAACGGCTGCACGAGGTAGACGAAGAGTTCTAA
- a CDS encoding GntR family transcriptional regulator, which yields MTHFQRPHSVREAAYAHLRGAILAGSLLPGARISEPGLAQELGISRTPVREALQRLAQEGLVELLPGKGARVRVLSAEEVREVYDVRALIEGEAAALAAQNATEAELNRLEKLLLELDALPAEAYAQQMQVDFDFHTALVEAAHNKTLARIYADLRSSLTLIRSFQQTLSQHPRTRQQHQAILAALKAHDPARAAEAARTHVRYFRDLVMQSLQVQVWQ from the coding sequence ATGACCCATTTCCAGCGACCCCACTCGGTGCGGGAGGCGGCCTATGCTCACCTGCGGGGGGCCATTCTGGCGGGTTCCTTACTGCCGGGGGCACGCATTTCCGAGCCGGGGCTGGCGCAGGAGCTCGGCATTAGCCGCACGCCTGTGCGCGAGGCCTTGCAGCGCCTGGCCCAGGAAGGGCTGGTGGAACTGCTGCCGGGCAAGGGGGCGCGGGTGCGGGTGCTCTCGGCGGAGGAGGTGCGCGAGGTCTACGATGTGCGGGCCTTGATCGAGGGCGAAGCAGCAGCTTTGGCGGCACAAAACGCCACGGAGGCCGAACTGAACCGGCTGGAAAAGCTACTGCTGGAGCTGGATGCCCTGCCCGCTGAGGCCTATGCCCAGCAGATGCAGGTAGACTTCGACTTTCACACCGCCCTGGTCGAGGCCGCCCACAACAAAACCCTGGCCCGCATCTACGCCGATTTGCGCTCGAGCCTGACCCTCATCCGCTCGTTTCAGCAAACCCTCTCGCAGCACCCCAGAACCCGCCAGCAGCACCAGGCCATTCTGGCGGCCCTAAAGGCCCATGACCCCGCCCGTGCTGCCGAGGCCGCGCGAACCCACGTGCGCTATTTCCGCGACCTGGTCATGCAGAGCCTCCAGGTGCAGGTCTGGCAGTAA
- a CDS encoding uracil-DNA glycosylase — MKLEVLHSQIAACRACPRLVAWREQVGREKRAAYRSTTYWARPVPGFGDPDARILIFGLAPGAHGSNRTGRPFTGDASGDFLYPALYRAGLSSQPTSSHKGDGLVLRGVYISAAVRCAPPENKPTPLELQACAHWTKQELALLPHLKVYLALGQIAHHALLDYHGLRKSKYPFAHGLEYPLGERVLLCSYHVSRQNTNTGKLTAAMFDAILRRAKALAEVG; from the coding sequence ATGAAACTCGAGGTTCTCCACTCCCAGATTGCTGCCTGCCGGGCCTGCCCAAGGCTGGTGGCCTGGCGCGAACAGGTCGGACGGGAAAAACGCGCAGCCTACCGCAGCACCACCTACTGGGCCAGACCCGTGCCCGGCTTTGGCGATCCCGACGCACGAATTCTGATTTTCGGGCTGGCCCCCGGCGCCCACGGCTCCAACCGCACCGGGCGACCTTTTACCGGCGATGCCTCGGGCGACTTCCTGTACCCGGCCCTGTACCGCGCCGGACTCTCCAGCCAGCCGACCTCGAGCCACAAAGGCGACGGCTTGGTGCTACGGGGCGTTTACATCAGCGCCGCCGTGCGCTGCGCCCCACCGGAAAATAAACCTACCCCCCTCGAGCTCCAGGCCTGCGCCCATTGGACAAAACAAGAGCTGGCTTTGCTGCCCCACCTCAAGGTCTACCTGGCCCTGGGCCAGATCGCCCATCATGCACTGCTGGACTACCACGGCCTGCGCAAGTCCAAGTACCCCTTTGCCCACGGCCTCGAGTACCCTCTAGGCGAACGGGTCTTGCTCTGCTCCTACCACGTGAGCCGCCAAAACACCAACACCGGAAAGCTCACCGCTGCCATGTTCGATGCCATCCTAAGGCGAGCCAAAGCCCTGGCCGAAGTCGGATAG
- a CDS encoding proline dehydrogenase — translation MDFNQSYRSFVLAIAQNPRIKNLVLSRGRNFARRFIAGDTLEEALRVVEVLERDKVHAILDLLGEMVTSEAEARKFQSELIRLVQAFGALPYPRYVAIKLTQLGLDLSEDLAYSLMHEILSEAQKVDCFVRIDMEDSPRVDATLRVYRRLHQAGFENVGVVLQSYLKRTEQDLQSLIPLKTPVRIVKGAYKEPPEVAFQDKRIIDGQFLLLCKKALENGLYTAIASHDPQIIQEMKRWTAQMGIGPDRFEFQLLYGVRRDEQKKLAAEGYTVRAYVPYGTDWYPYFSRRIAERPENLLFVARSLIQG, via the coding sequence ATGGACTTCAATCAAAGCTACCGCTCGTTTGTGCTGGCCATAGCCCAGAACCCCCGCATCAAAAATCTGGTGCTTAGCCGTGGACGCAATTTCGCCCGCCGCTTCATTGCCGGCGATACCTTAGAAGAAGCCCTACGGGTGGTGGAAGTTTTGGAGCGCGATAAGGTACACGCCATCCTGGACTTACTGGGGGAGATGGTTACTTCTGAGGCCGAGGCCCGCAAGTTTCAAAGCGAACTAATTCGGCTGGTACAAGCTTTTGGGGCCCTTCCGTACCCCCGCTATGTGGCCATTAAGCTCACCCAGCTAGGCTTGGACCTCTCCGAGGACCTGGCCTACTCCCTTATGCACGAGATTCTGAGCGAGGCCCAGAAAGTGGACTGCTTTGTGCGGATCGACATGGAAGACAGCCCCCGGGTAGATGCAACCCTGCGGGTCTACCGGCGCTTGCACCAGGCCGGTTTTGAAAACGTGGGGGTGGTGCTGCAAAGCTACCTCAAACGCACTGAACAGGACCTGCAAAGCCTGATACCGCTCAAAACGCCGGTGCGTATCGTGAAGGGTGCTTACAAAGAGCCGCCCGAGGTGGCCTTTCAGGACAAGCGCATCATTGATGGGCAGTTTTTGCTGCTGTGCAAGAAGGCCCTGGAAAACGGCCTCTACACCGCGATTGCCAGCCACGACCCCCAGATCATCCAGGAGATGAAGCGTTGGACGGCGCAGATGGGTATCGGGCCCGACCGCTTCGAGTTTCAGCTTTTGTACGGGGTGCGCCGCGACGAGCAAAAAAAGCTGGCTGCCGAGGGCTATACCGTGCGGGCCTATGTGCCCTACGGCACCGACTGGTATCCCTACTTTTCGCGCCGTATTGCCGAGCGGCCCGAGAACCTCTTATTCGTGGCGCGCAGCCTGATTCAAGGGTAG
- a CDS encoding ACT domain-containing protein: MATLDLHLLEGTYAVCQLEATAQVPAWAEGEGFLSISRASDELTIVCPQKRVPPGVKAERDWRCFRLLGPFDFALTGILAAVLNPLAQAGVGVFAVSTYNTDYVLIKSERLNQGIMALSQAGHRVHVAQK; this comes from the coding sequence ATGGCGACGCTCGATTTGCACCTTCTGGAAGGCACCTATGCGGTCTGCCAGCTCGAGGCCACCGCACAGGTTCCGGCCTGGGCTGAAGGCGAGGGTTTTCTAAGCATCAGCCGTGCCAGCGACGAGTTGACGATAGTCTGCCCCCAAAAGCGGGTGCCCCCTGGGGTCAAAGCTGAGCGCGACTGGCGCTGTTTTCGCCTGCTTGGCCCCTTCGACTTTGCCCTCACCGGCATCCTGGCTGCGGTGCTAAACCCGCTGGCCCAGGCGGGTGTGGGTGTTTTTGCTGTTTCGACCTACAATACTGACTACGTGTTGATCAAATCTGAGCGCCTAAATCAGGGAATAATGGCCCTGAGCCAGGCTGGACATCGAGTACACGTTGCACAGAAGTGA
- a CDS encoding nitronate monooxygenase: MGVSVSNWRLAKTVSLLGQLGVVSGTAMDTVMVRRLQDGDPGGLVRRALAAFPVQHWVKPVLSKYFRPEGRQGQPYLRIPMPSRLGDTASQIMHVLGGYVEVFLAKEGHSGLIGINLLTKLQIPTMGTLYGAMLAGVDYVLMGAGIPREIPEVLDRLAAGETASLKIDVTGWTGTEAPRLHFDPREVLGGVQALKRPNFLPIIASNSLATLLARKVTGTIQGFVIEGPTAGGHNAPPRGTPVFDGRGQPVYGERDVVDLEQIKALGLPFWLAGGTGSPEALQEALAQGAAGIQVGTLFAYSQESGFEADLKRGILERAARGAVKVFTDPKASPTGFPFKVAEVEGTLSEPEVYRRRTRVCDLGYLREAYQTPEGKIGFRCASEPIEQYLAKGGELANTEGRKCLCNALLAAVGQGQVQKNGDLELPLVTSGDDLERIGRFVARFGTQYSARDVVAYLLGEAPVPRTEAQPMMANG, translated from the coding sequence ATGGGTGTGTCTGTTTCCAACTGGCGTCTGGCCAAAACGGTTTCGCTGCTGGGTCAGCTGGGGGTTGTTTCGGGTACCGCTATGGACACCGTAATGGTGCGGCGGTTGCAGGATGGCGACCCCGGTGGTCTGGTGCGCCGTGCGCTGGCGGCTTTTCCAGTTCAACACTGGGTTAAGCCTGTGCTGAGCAAATACTTTCGGCCCGAGGGTCGGCAGGGCCAGCCTTACCTGCGTATTCCCATGCCCAGCCGCTTGGGCGATACAGCCTCACAAATTATGCACGTGCTGGGGGGTTATGTAGAGGTATTTTTGGCCAAGGAAGGGCATTCGGGCCTGATTGGCATCAACCTTCTGACCAAGCTGCAAATTCCCACCATGGGCACGCTGTATGGGGCCATGCTGGCCGGGGTGGATTACGTCTTGATGGGGGCCGGCATTCCCCGTGAAATTCCCGAGGTGCTCGACAGGCTGGCCGCGGGTGAAACCGCCTCGCTCAAAATAGACGTAACCGGCTGGACGGGCACCGAAGCCCCCCGGCTTCACTTCGATCCCCGCGAGGTGCTGGGGGGCGTCCAGGCGCTTAAGCGCCCCAACTTTTTGCCCATCATCGCCTCCAACTCGCTGGCTACCTTGCTGGCCCGCAAGGTAACCGGCACCATCCAGGGCTTTGTCATCGAGGGCCCCACCGCAGGCGGACACAACGCCCCGCCCCGGGGCACCCCGGTGTTTGATGGGCGCGGGCAGCCGGTGTACGGCGAGCGGGATGTGGTGGACCTCGAGCAGATCAAGGCCCTGGGCCTGCCGTTCTGGCTTGCGGGGGGTACGGGTTCACCCGAGGCCCTGCAAGAAGCCCTCGCGCAGGGAGCAGCCGGCATTCAGGTAGGAACCCTGTTTGCTTATAGCCAGGAGTCAGGCTTCGAGGCCGATCTCAAGCGGGGCATCCTCGAGCGGGCTGCCCGTGGGGCCGTGAAGGTTTTTACCGACCCCAAAGCCTCGCCGACCGGCTTTCCTTTCAAGGTGGCCGAGGTAGAGGGCACGCTCTCAGAGCCGGAGGTTTATCGCCGCCGGACGCGGGTCTGCGACCTGGGCTATCTGCGCGAAGCCTACCAGACGCCCGAAGGGAAAATTGGCTTCCGCTGCGCTTCCGAACCCATCGAGCAGTACCTAGCTAAGGGGGGTGAACTGGCCAACACCGAGGGCCGCAAGTGCTTGTGCAATGCCCTTCTGGCAGCGGTGGGGCAGGGCCAGGTGCAGAAGAACGGCGACCTCGAGCTGCCGCTGGTGACGAGCGGGGACGACCTCGAGCGCATCGGTCGCTTTGTGGCTCGGTTTGGCACCCAGTACAGCGCCCGGGACGTGGTGGCCTACTTACTGGGAGAAGCGCCTGTGCCCCGGACAGAAGCCCAGCCCATGATGGCAAACGGCTAA
- the pruA gene encoding L-glutamate gamma-semialdehyde dehydrogenase → MTTEPYRPEPIETFQSPEAFEAMRKALAEVRAQFGRHYPLIIGGEKVHTQASITSTNPSNPAEVVGVSAKAGIAEADAALDAAWRAFKTWRDWPQEHRSRVLLKAAQIMKRRQRELEAWLVYEIGKNWVEAAADVAEAIDFIRYYALSALKYKDGAPVVPYPGEDNEAFYIPLGVGVVIAPWNFPLAILTGMTVAPIAVGNCVVSKPAEDTVVIAAKLFEILEEAGLPPGVANFLPGSGSEVGAYLVQHPRTRFINFTGSLEVGLQINESAARLSPGQIWLKRVFLELGGKDGLIVDETADIAAAAQATVQSAFGFQGQKCSAASRLIVVDGVHDLLMEQVLKRTESLIVGPAEENPDMGPVASAQQEKTVLSYIEIGQQEARLVLGGRKLEGGGYFIAPTVFENVSPDARIAQEEIFGPVLSVIRVPDFDTALEVANGTRYGLTGGVFSRKRERLERARREFHVGNLYFNRKITGALVGVQPFGGFNLSGTDTKAGGPDYLLNFLQMKSVTERF, encoded by the coding sequence ATGACCACAGAACCCTACCGCCCCGAACCCATCGAAACCTTCCAGAGCCCAGAAGCCTTTGAAGCCATGCGTAAAGCCCTGGCCGAGGTGCGGGCCCAGTTTGGCCGCCACTACCCCCTCATCATTGGGGGTGAGAAAGTGCATACCCAGGCCAGTATCACCTCCACCAACCCCTCCAACCCAGCAGAGGTGGTGGGGGTGAGCGCCAAGGCCGGGATTGCCGAGGCCGACGCCGCCCTGGACGCGGCCTGGCGGGCTTTCAAGACCTGGCGGGACTGGCCCCAGGAGCACCGCAGCCGGGTTTTGCTGAAGGCCGCCCAGATTATGAAACGCCGCCAGCGGGAGCTCGAGGCCTGGCTGGTCTACGAGATCGGCAAGAACTGGGTGGAGGCCGCCGCCGACGTGGCCGAGGCCATCGACTTTATCCGCTATTACGCCCTCTCGGCCCTCAAGTACAAAGACGGCGCCCCGGTGGTGCCCTATCCGGGCGAGGACAACGAGGCCTTTTACATCCCGCTGGGGGTGGGGGTGGTGATTGCCCCCTGGAACTTCCCCCTGGCCATCCTGACCGGCATGACCGTGGCCCCCATCGCGGTGGGCAACTGCGTGGTCTCCAAGCCTGCCGAAGATACCGTGGTGATAGCGGCCAAGCTCTTCGAGATTCTGGAGGAGGCGGGTCTTCCACCGGGGGTGGCCAACTTTTTGCCGGGGTCAGGCAGCGAGGTGGGGGCCTACCTGGTGCAGCACCCCCGCACCCGGTTTATCAACTTTACCGGCTCCCTCGAGGTTGGCCTGCAGATTAACGAAAGCGCCGCCCGCCTCTCGCCCGGACAGATCTGGCTCAAGCGGGTGTTCCTGGAGCTGGGCGGCAAAGACGGCCTGATTGTGGACGAAACCGCTGATATTGCTGCGGCGGCGCAGGCCACGGTGCAGAGTGCGTTTGGTTTCCAGGGGCAAAAGTGCTCGGCGGCCTCGAGGCTGATTGTGGTAGACGGGGTACACGACCTGCTGATGGAGCAGGTGCTCAAGCGTACTGAAAGCCTGATTGTGGGGCCAGCCGAGGAAAACCCCGACATGGGGCCGGTGGCCAGCGCCCAGCAAGAAAAAACCGTGCTGTCCTATATCGAGATTGGGCAGCAGGAGGCCCGGCTGGTGCTGGGCGGACGCAAGCTCGAGGGCGGCGGCTACTTCATCGCACCCACCGTGTTCGAAAACGTATCCCCCGATGCCCGCATCGCTCAGGAAGAGATTTTTGGCCCCGTGCTCTCGGTGATTCGCGTGCCCGACTTCGACACCGCCCTGGAAGTGGCCAACGGCACCCGCTATGGCCTCACCGGTGGGGTTTTCTCGCGCAAGCGCGAGCGCCTCGAGCGGGCCCGGCGCGAGTTCCACGTGGGCAACCTCTACTTCAACCGCAAGATTACCGGGGCCCTGGTGGGGGTGCAGCCCTTCGGCGGCTTCAACCTCTCGGGCACCGATACCAAGGCCGGAGGGCCCGACTACCTGCTCAACTTCCTGCAGATGAAGAGCGTTACGGAGCGGTTTTAG
- a CDS encoding MIP/aquaporin family protein, with the protein MNLRALIAEFLGVFALCFVGIGAIAATQGDDLMAIALAHGLAIGLSVVALGAISGGHFNPAVTFAMLITGRITPMGAAGYWGAQFLGGLVAAFFIGALYGGNAVAEGTPLPGANHTAIQALMMEIFLTFFLVSVIFGAAVFNNFSYAGLAIGLAITMDILAGGAISGAAMNPARALGPAIIGGEWTSHWVYWVGPLVGAGLAALLYDFLYSKKVES; encoded by the coding sequence ATGAACCTACGTGCTCTAATTGCAGAGTTTCTGGGAGTGTTCGCTTTGTGCTTTGTGGGGATTGGGGCCATTGCGGCCACCCAAGGTGACGATCTGATGGCAATTGCCTTGGCCCATGGCCTGGCCATTGGTTTGTCGGTGGTGGCCTTGGGGGCTATCTCGGGCGGGCACTTCAACCCTGCGGTCACCTTTGCCATGCTCATCACCGGCCGCATTACCCCTATGGGTGCAGCGGGCTACTGGGGGGCCCAGTTTTTGGGCGGGCTGGTGGCCGCCTTCTTTATCGGCGCGCTGTACGGCGGTAATGCTGTGGCCGAGGGAACCCCGCTTCCCGGCGCAAACCACACCGCCATCCAGGCCCTCATGATGGAGATCTTCCTGACCTTCTTTTTGGTTTCGGTTATTTTTGGCGCGGCGGTTTTCAACAACTTTAGCTATGCGGGCCTGGCCATTGGTCTGGCCATCACGATGGATATCCTGGCCGGGGGCGCCATATCGGGCGCAGCCATGAACCCGGCCCGCGCCCTGGGACCGGCCATCATCGGCGGTGAGTGGACGTCGCACTGGGTCTACTGGGTTGGCCCGCTGGTCGGGGCTGGATTGGCGGCTTTGCTCTACGACTTTTTGTACAGCAAGAAAGTGGAAAGCTAG